Proteins encoded together in one Solanum lycopersicum chromosome 7, SLM_r2.1 window:
- the LOC138337309 gene encoding uncharacterized protein: MTTNTNSNATTTTIPRIDSSSPLYMHPSNNPGAMLVSNLFDGVGYRSWRRGVLRSLSVKNKLGFINGKCEKPASSSPNFCLWERCDNMVTSWILNSLGKEIVDSVEYVNDAAELWRELEDRYDQTNGAKLYQIQKEINDMSQGVSDITVVVQRRVYTRQNKTGDIQFLMGLNEAYTAVRGSILMMNPLPSLPQAFSLLVQDERQREIKPGNQLSIASTSLNAGVSRFRGYNANNDTGSKSNYDGGNGFRTNYSPQAGQSSHKYRVICDFCKKAGHIKEKCYKLHGYPQNNQNYQNERNQRNNNNNSDWKSKKVAHAQGPSANMLSTGDDDMRKEKQQLNTSKDQQQLSISKDQYAQLVNLVQHFHPTNMGESSDNNIANESVNFAGIVACSNRISSIEFGKLSCKCSKARKDIWIIDSGASNHMTFHRPHLTNIKQLPYPVLVNLPNGYKVKAPSMKRPLEIGEVEDGLYLLCSHCLKNSKRKPEYSHMKVFGCLCYPTTPKSLNHKFDPKTTPHVFVGYPFGTKGYKVLSLATKKIHISRDVVFHESIFPLKLHSFTDSCKNIPDVIFYNNDCDEEHMHCVSSNTSCHPNTTIQMSPISPHNTIPVVSPSCLPTNPPEPILTDSTPSFTKHAPVKRKSTRTSKIPVHLNDYVHPLKPASQSLNALFSLNQHVALESLNHHSQNLVESVCHDNEPSSYEEAAINPAWQKAMTQEFNALHDNHTWDLVPLPPLKQAIGCKWVYKVKHKADGSIERFKARLVVKGYTQQFGIDYT, from the exons ATGACTACCAATACCAATTCCAATGCTACTACTACCACCATTCCTCGAATTGATTCATCCAGTCCATTATACATGCATCCATCTAATAATCCGGGTGCAATGCTTGTATCAAATCTATTTGATGGAGTTGGTTATAGATCTTGGAGAAGAGGTGTACTGCGTTCTTTATCAGTAAAGAACAAACTTGGATTTATTAATGGCAAGTGTGAGAAGCCAGCCAGTAGTTCCCCAAATTTTTGTTTATGGGAAAGGTGTGATAATATGGTCACATCCTGGATTTTGAACTCTTTAGGCAAAGAAATTGTTGATAGTGTTGAATATGTGAATGATGCAGCTGAACTCTGGAGGGAGTTGGAAGATAGATATGATCAAACCAATGGTGCGAAGttatatcaaattcaaaaggAAATCAATGATATGTCACAAGGAGTTTCTGACATTACTG TTGTGGTGCAAAGGAGAGTGTACACAAGGCAGAACAAGACAGGAGACATACAATTTTTAATGGGGTTAAATGAAGCATACACTGCAGTACGAGGTAGTATTTTGATGATGAATCCATTACCCTCCTTGCCGCAAGCTTTTTCACTGCTTGTCCAAGATGAAAGACAGAGAGAAATTAAACCTGGTAATCAGTTAAGCATTGCCTCCACATCTCTTAATGCTGGCGTTTCAAGATTTAGGggatataatgcaaataatgaTACTGGTTCTAAGTCAAATTATGATGGTGGAAATGGTTTTAGAACCAATTATTCACCACAGGCTGGTCAATCTTCTCACAAATACAGAGTTATATGTGATTTCTGTAAGAAAGCAGGTCACATTAAAGAAAAGTGCTACAAGCTTCATGGTTACCCCCAAAACAATCAGAACTATCAGAATGAAAGGAACCAAaggaacaacaacaacaattctGATTGGAAAAGTAAGAAAGTAGCACATGCTCAAGGACCTTCTGCAAACATGTTGTCTACTGgagatgatgatatgagaaagGAAAAACAACAGCTAAACACTTCTAAAGACCAGCAACAGTTGAGCATTTCTAAGGATCAGTATGCACAATTGGTGAACCTTGTACAACATTTTCATCCCACAAACATGGGAGAATCATCAGATAACAACATTGCCAATGAATCTGTAAACTTTGCAGGTATTGTAGCATGTTCTAACAGAATCTCTTCTATTGAATTTGGTAAATTGTCATGTAAGTGCTCAAAAGCAAGAAAAGACATATGGATCATAGATTCAGGTGCATCTAATCACATGACCTTCCATAGACCTCATCTAACCAATATTAAACAATTACCATATCCTGTTCTAGTTAATCTTCCAAATGGTTATAAGGTCAAA GCCCCTTCAATGAAGAGGCCTCTGGAGATTGGTGAAGTGGAAGATGGCCTTTACCTCCTATGCTCTCATTGCTTGAAAAACTCT AAAAGAAAACCAGAATATTCCCACATGAAAGTATTTGGTTGCCTATGTTACCCCACTACTCCAAAAAGTCTCAATCACAAATTTGATCCTAAAACTACTCCTCATGTGTTTGTTGGATATCCTTTTGGAACCAAGGGATACAAGGTCCTAAGTCTAGCCACTAAGAAGATACATATATCTAGAGATGTTGTTTTTCATGAGAGCATATTTCCTTTAAAACTGCATTCTTTTACTGATTCATGTAAAAATATTCCTGATGTTATTTTTTACAATAATGATTGTGATGAGGAGCATATGCACTGTGTGTCAAGTAATACAAGTTGTCATCCCAATACTACCATTCAGATGTCTCCTATATCACCACACAATACTATTCCAGTTGTTAGTCCTAGTTGTTTGCCAACAAATCCTCCTGAACCTATACTTACTGATTCCACTCCATCATTTACCAAACATGCTCCTGTAAAGAGAAAGTCTACCAGGACATCTAAGATTCCAGTCCACCTTAATGACTATGTACATCCCTTGAAACCTGCATCTCAATCCCTCAATGCTTTGTTTTCTTTAAACCAACATGTTGCACttgaatcattgaaccatcATAGTCAGAATCTTGTTGAGAGTGTTTGTCATGACAATGAGCCTTCTTCTTATGAAGAGGCTGCTATCAATCCTGCCTGGCAAAAGGCAATGACTCAAGAGTTTAATGCTCTGCATGACAATCACACTTGGGATCTAGTTCCTCTACCACCGCTTAAACAAGCTATTGGATGTAAGTGGGTATACAAAGTGAAGCATAAAGCAGATGGTAGTATTGAAAGGTTCAAAGCCAGGCTGGTGGTGAAGGGATATACTCAGCAATTTGGTATTGATTATACTTAA
- the LOC138337310 gene encoding uncharacterized protein translates to MPPTDRHKLNGLSQAPNCPNTKNQAKADTQPRPNPTVAAEPPKRNRFYTLKGREKQEKSVDVVTGTLHVFSFPVYALLDSGSTLSFVTPLVASKFDLHPEILHEPFLVSTLIGESIRAEKSYKDFLINVLDRVTYADLIKLTMLDFDIIFSMNWLHKSYATIDCQNKVERFQFLNELEPEWEGYGSNLTSQMVSNIKANKMLCTGYLYHLVTVNDLEHEFPSMDFVPISNEFQDVFLEGLPGTPLECEIYFGVDLDPNTKPISIPPYRMAPAELKDLKLLLKDLLNKGFIQPSISPWGAPVLFVKKRMEPLECDSKVIAYESRQLKIHEKNYPTHDPELAAVVFALKLWRHYLYSVHVDIFTDHKSLQYVFTQRELNLRQRRWLELIKDYDMSFHYYPGKANVVVDALSRLSMGSMSHIDD, encoded by the exons atgccacctactgATCGTCACAAGCTcaacggactgtcacaagctcc GAACTGCCCAAACACGAAGAATCAGGCCAAAGCAGATACTCAGCCTCGGCCTAATCCTACTGTTGCAGCCGAGCCTCCTAAAAGAAACAGATTCTATACTTTGAAAGGTAGAGAGAAGCAGGAGAAGTCAGTTGATGTGGTCACTGGTACGTTGCATGTCTTCTCTTTTCCTgtgtatgcattgttagattCAGGATCCACTTTgtcatttgttactcctttagtagctagtaaatttgacttgcATCCTGAGATCTTGCATGAGCCTTTTCTAGTTAGTACTCTCATAGGAGAAAGCATTAGGGCTGAAAAATCTTATAAAGATTTCCTAATTAATGTTCTTGATAGAGTCACTTATGctgatttaataaaattaaccatgcttgattttgatataattttcaGTATGAATTGGCTCCATAAGTCTTATGCTACCATAGACTGTCAAAACAAGGTAGAAAGGTTTCAGTTCCTCAATGAGTTAGAGCCCGAATGGGAAGGGTATGGTTCAAATCTAACAAGCCAAATGGTTTCCAATATTAAAGCCAATAAGATGTTATGTACGGGGTACTTATACCACTTAGTTACAGTCAATGACTTAGAGCATGAGTTTCCTTCCATGGATTTTGTTCCCATATCGAATGAGTTTCAAGATGTCTTTCTGGAGGGTTTACCAGGAACTCCTCTTGAATGCgaaatttattttggtgttGACTTAGATCCCAACACCAAACCAATTTCCATTCCTCcctatagaatggctccagctgaactcaaagaTTTGAAGTTGCTGTTAAAAGATCTACTTAATAAGGGCTTTAtccagccgagcatatccccatggggtgctccagtgttgttcGTTAAGAAAAGGATGGAACCTTTAGAATGT gatAGCAAGGTGATTGCATATGAATCAAGACAATTGAAAatccatgagaagaattaccctacCCATGATCCTGAGTTAGCTGCTGTGGTATTTGCACTAAAACTTTGGAGACATTACTTATATAGTGTACATGTTGATATATTtactgaccataaaagtcttcagtATGTTTTTACACAAAGAGAATTGAATCTTCGTCAGAGAAGATGGCTAGAGCTcatcaaggattatgacatgagtttcCACTATTACCCAGGTAAGGCCAATGTAGTGGTTGATGCGTTAAGTCGATTGAGCATGGGTAGTATGTCTCATATTGATGATTAG